A region from the Rufibacter sp. DG15C genome encodes:
- a CDS encoding sensor histidine kinase, giving the protein MSNARQQKWYWVCQGIGWTLYFFMGLFISYKFFKGSPTIYGIQFTGAFLFLVATHLQRFLSKKYHWQKLSIPKLALLILLYNAVSSVLVQLITYAQMVFSGAYTWDQMDFLILLLYSINGILVLTAWSSFYFGFQSIQRWKAKEVETLKLQLSLKEAELEAIRSQLNPHFLFNSLNNIRSLVLEDPSKAREMITRLSAMMRYVIGYNRNNLVSLAEELEFLDHYVALEKIHFEDKLAFSSEVAEDLKSAAIPPMGIQLLVENAIKHGIGTQAKGGQIVLSLLRQNGHLQVQVENTGRLGASSAPAGIGIQRLLERVAHSLDQPGTFALHQTTETSVTAMLTLPFKKYENLHS; this is encoded by the coding sequence ATGTCTAACGCACGTCAACAAAAATGGTATTGGGTCTGCCAAGGTATTGGCTGGACCCTTTACTTTTTTATGGGATTGTTCATTAGTTATAAGTTCTTCAAAGGCTCCCCTACCATTTACGGCATCCAGTTCACCGGTGCTTTCTTGTTTCTGGTAGCTACGCACCTACAACGCTTCCTTTCCAAAAAATACCACTGGCAGAAACTTTCCATCCCCAAGCTGGCCCTTTTGATATTGCTCTACAATGCTGTCAGCTCTGTGCTCGTGCAATTGATTACCTATGCCCAGATGGTCTTTAGCGGGGCTTACACCTGGGATCAGATGGATTTTTTGATTCTTCTCCTGTATTCCATCAATGGGATTTTGGTACTCACCGCTTGGTCCTCCTTTTACTTCGGGTTTCAATCCATTCAACGCTGGAAAGCCAAGGAAGTGGAAACGCTCAAACTGCAACTGTCTTTGAAAGAGGCCGAGCTGGAAGCTATAAGGTCGCAACTGAATCCGCATTTCCTGTTCAATAGTCTCAACAACATAAGGTCCCTGGTGCTGGAAGACCCGTCCAAGGCCCGCGAGATGATTACGCGCCTTTCTGCCATGATGCGCTACGTAATTGGCTACAACCGCAACAACCTGGTGAGCTTAGCCGAAGAGCTGGAGTTTCTGGACCATTACGTGGCCCTGGAGAAAATCCATTTTGAAGACAAGCTGGCTTTCTCTTCTGAGGTCGCCGAAGACCTAAAATCAGCCGCCATTCCGCCCATGGGAATTCAGTTACTGGTGGAGAATGCTATTAAACACGGCATCGGGACGCAGGCTAAAGGAGGCCAAATTGTATTGTCTCTGCTCCGCCAGAACGGGCATTTACAGGTACAGGTAGAGAACACCGGTAGATTGGGCGCCTCGTCTGCCCCTGCTGGCATCGGCATTCAGCGATTGCTGGAGCGCGTCGCTCATTCGCTAGACCAACCCGGTACATTTGCTTTACATCAAACTACAGAAACCAGCGTGACCGCCATGCTCACGCTACCTTTCAAAAAGTATGAGAATCTGCATAGTTGA
- a CDS encoding LytTR family DNA-binding domain-containing protein — MRICIVEDSRLARLELKHLLTKFPELELVGEAENAEEGIALIEELRPDLVFLDIHLPQKNGFELLEALEHVPQVIFTTAYDQYALQAFERNALDYLMKPIEENRLRQAVEKALSRQASVKPAIAPSQLSEDDRVFVKDGERCWFVALKQVRLIESNGNYALLSFDNERPCILKTLNYLESRLDPKVFFRANRQQIINVNYIEQINPWFSGSIKIQLRGGEEVEVSRRQTQVFKDLMSL; from the coding sequence ATGAGAATCTGCATAGTTGAAGACTCCCGGCTGGCGCGCCTGGAGCTGAAGCACCTGCTCACCAAGTTTCCAGAACTTGAACTGGTAGGCGAAGCCGAGAACGCCGAAGAAGGCATTGCGCTCATTGAGGAGCTTCGGCCGGACCTGGTTTTCTTAGACATTCACCTACCCCAGAAAAACGGCTTCGAGCTGCTGGAGGCCTTGGAGCATGTCCCGCAGGTCATCTTCACCACCGCCTATGACCAGTACGCCCTGCAAGCCTTTGAGCGAAACGCCTTGGACTACCTCATGAAACCCATTGAGGAAAACCGCCTGCGCCAAGCCGTGGAAAAAGCCCTGTCTAGACAAGCATCCGTCAAGCCTGCCATTGCTCCTTCTCAGCTCAGCGAAGACGACCGGGTGTTTGTGAAAGACGGCGAGCGCTGTTGGTTTGTCGCCTTGAAGCAAGTGCGTCTCATTGAATCCAATGGTAATTACGCCCTGCTCTCCTTTGACAACGAGCGGCCCTGCATCCTCAAAACCTTGAATTACCTGGAAAGCCGTCTGGACCCCAAGGTGTTCTTCCGGGCCAACCGCCAGCAGATCATCAACGTGAACTACATTGAGCAGATTAACCCCTGGTTCAGCGGAAGCATCAAGATTCAACTCAGAGGCGGCGAGGAAGTGGAAGTTTCCAGAAGGCAGACGCAGGTGTTTAAGGATTTGATGAGTTTGTAG
- a CDS encoding NADH-quinone oxidoreductase subunit N — protein MTSLILLSIFGIVNLFLGFMKSKKVLMPMVMLFLAVSLGATLLDWNNPQTYFNNMFTMDNFAVGFTAVMVLSTLFILPFSSKYGRDEDGNLAEYYSLMLFSLVGGIMMVGYENLLMLFIGIEIMSISMYILAGSDKRNILSNEASMKYFLMGSFFTGIILFGVALLYGATGSFDLTTISDAARNIDAGNAPLLLMGLLLVLIGITFKVGAAPFHFWTPDVYEGTPTVFTSYMSTVVKTAGIAAFYKLMSAAFGGVYEQWFPTVVAITVLTLLIGNIGAVAQTSMKRMLAYSSISHAGYLMIALTSFNDRSENAILFYSLAYSVATIAAFGILKYVADERKSDAYEAFNGLGKTNPLLAFVMTVAMLSLAGIPLTGGFFGKLFLFSAALEQDMLWLIVVAILMSAVGIYYYFRVIIAMYMKEPAGERITVDALASFTLIALVVLTVLMGVLPDLFNDLL, from the coding sequence ATGACCTCATTAATTCTACTCTCTATTTTTGGTATTGTGAACCTGTTCTTAGGGTTCATGAAATCTAAAAAGGTACTTATGCCTATGGTAATGCTGTTTCTGGCAGTTTCCTTGGGCGCTACGTTACTGGACTGGAACAATCCTCAGACGTATTTCAACAACATGTTCACCATGGACAACTTCGCCGTCGGGTTTACCGCAGTGATGGTGTTGTCTACGCTGTTCATCCTGCCCTTCTCCAGCAAATATGGCCGCGATGAAGATGGTAACCTAGCCGAATACTATTCTTTGATGCTGTTCTCTTTGGTGGGCGGTATCATGATGGTAGGCTATGAGAACCTGTTGATGCTGTTCATCGGGATTGAGATTATGTCCATTAGCATGTACATCCTGGCTGGTTCTGACAAGCGCAACATCCTGTCTAATGAGGCCTCCATGAAGTACTTCTTGATGGGGTCTTTCTTCACGGGTATCATCTTGTTCGGGGTGGCGTTGTTGTACGGTGCCACCGGTTCTTTTGACTTGACTACCATCTCTGACGCCGCCAGAAACATTGACGCCGGCAACGCACCGTTGCTACTAATGGGTCTTCTGTTGGTGTTGATAGGAATCACCTTTAAAGTAGGGGCCGCGCCTTTCCACTTCTGGACGCCAGACGTGTATGAAGGTACGCCCACCGTGTTTACCAGTTATATGTCTACCGTGGTGAAAACGGCTGGTATTGCGGCTTTCTACAAATTGATGTCGGCGGCGTTTGGCGGAGTATATGAGCAGTGGTTCCCAACCGTGGTGGCCATCACCGTGTTGACTTTGTTGATTGGTAACATTGGCGCGGTGGCCCAAACCAGCATGAAGCGTATGCTAGCGTACTCCAGTATCTCGCACGCGGGCTACCTGATGATTGCCTTGACCTCATTCAATGACCGTTCTGAGAACGCCATCTTATTCTATTCACTGGCTTATTCAGTGGCTACTATCGCGGCATTCGGGATATTAAAGTACGTGGCAGACGAACGTAAATCAGATGCCTATGAGGCTTTCAATGGCTTGGGCAAGACAAATCCTTTGCTAGCATTTGTGATGACAGTAGCGATGTTGTCTTTGGCCGGTATACCGTTGACGGGCGGTTTCTTTGGGAAGTTGTTCCTGTTCTCTGCCGCTCTGGAGCAAGACATGCTGTGGCTGATTGTAGTGGCCATCCTGATGTCTGCCGTGGGTATCTACTATTACTTCAGAGTCATCATTGCCATGTATATGAAAGAGCCAGCCGGCGAGCGTATCACCGTTGATGCCTTGGCCAGCTTTACGCTAATTGCCTTGGTGGTATTGACCGTGCTGATGGGCGTTCTGCCAGACCTGTTCAATGACTTACTGTAA
- a CDS encoding NuoM family protein, which yields MLTALLILWPAVAALLVLLVKGQGAKKVAFGAALVELLLGIWAWVGFNPADSSAQYLINLPWIESAGIVFKVGMDGISLLLVLLTVFLLPLIILSTFKHNYERPSSFYALILFMQTGLIGVFTALDAFLFYFFWEVALIPIYFIAGLWGGENRIRVTFKFFLYTVFGSLFMLAAFVYLYFQTPGTHTSELSAFYQLVLDAGTQSWLFWFLFIAFAIKMPVFPFHTWQPDTYAEAPTAGTMLLSGIMLKMGIYGVLRWLLPVVPLGVSQWATVAIVLSIIGIVYGAIIAIRQHDMKRLIAFSSISHVGLIAAGLFTLTEQGLQGVMIQMLSHGINVVGLFFIIDIIQQRTGTREIAAMGGITQKAPFLTVCFMVLMLGAVALPLTNGFVGEFLLLMGVYQYNAWMGAVAGLTIILGAVYMLRMFQRVMFGETNHITEVFTDLTFTEKAVLVPLVIMVFWIGLNPNTFLNISEPAIGQLLNVINR from the coding sequence ATGTTAACCGCATTATTAATCTTATGGCCTGCTGTGGCCGCACTGCTGGTACTGTTGGTAAAAGGACAGGGAGCCAAGAAAGTAGCATTTGGCGCAGCCTTGGTAGAATTGCTTTTGGGAATCTGGGCATGGGTTGGTTTTAACCCGGCAGACAGCTCAGCCCAGTATTTAATTAACCTTCCGTGGATTGAATCTGCGGGCATTGTGTTTAAAGTAGGCATGGACGGCATCAGCTTACTGCTGGTGTTGCTGACGGTATTCTTATTGCCGTTGATTATCCTGTCCACCTTCAAACACAACTATGAGCGTCCGTCGTCTTTCTATGCCTTGATTCTGTTTATGCAGACCGGTTTGATTGGTGTGTTCACGGCGCTGGATGCCTTCTTGTTCTACTTCTTCTGGGAGGTAGCCTTGATTCCAATCTACTTCATTGCCGGCCTTTGGGGCGGTGAGAACAGAATTAGAGTGACGTTCAAGTTCTTCTTGTACACAGTCTTCGGTTCGTTGTTCATGCTGGCCGCGTTTGTGTATCTGTACTTCCAGACGCCAGGCACGCATACGTCTGAACTTTCGGCTTTCTACCAACTGGTGTTGGATGCGGGTACGCAGAGCTGGCTGTTCTGGTTCTTGTTCATTGCCTTCGCTATTAAAATGCCGGTGTTCCCGTTCCATACCTGGCAACCAGACACGTACGCCGAGGCTCCGACCGCCGGCACCATGTTGCTGTCTGGTATCATGCTGAAGATGGGTATCTATGGCGTCCTGCGCTGGTTGTTGCCAGTGGTGCCCTTGGGTGTTAGCCAGTGGGCTACGGTGGCCATCGTCCTGTCTATTATCGGGATTGTGTACGGAGCCATCATCGCCATCCGGCAGCATGACATGAAGCGCCTGATTGCGTTCTCTTCCATCTCGCACGTGGGTCTGATTGCCGCTGGTTTGTTCACGTTGACAGAGCAGGGCTTGCAAGGCGTGATGATACAGATGCTGAGCCACGGTATCAACGTGGTAGGCTTGTTCTTCATCATTGACATCATTCAACAGCGCACCGGTACCCGCGAAATTGCCGCCATGGGTGGTATCACGCAGAAGGCACCATTCCTGACCGTTTGCTTTATGGTCTTGATGCTAGGCGCCGTTGCTTTGCCGTTGACCAATGGGTTTGTGGGCGAGTTCCTGCTCTTGATGGGCGTGTACCAGTACAATGCCTGGATGGGTGCGGTAGCCGGTCTGACCATCATCTTGGGAGCCGTGTACATGTTGCGCATGTTCCAGCGCGTGATGTTCGGGGAGACCAACCACATCACCGAGGTATTCACCGATTTGACTTTTACGGAGAAAGCCGTATTGGTACCTTTGGTCATCATGGTGTTCTGGATTGGCTTGAACCCCAATACGTTTTTGAACATCTCTGAACCGGCCATTGGGCAGTTGCTGAACGTGATTAACCGCTAA
- the nuoL gene encoding NADH-quinone oxidoreductase subunit L produces MQEFILPANNSEMRLITLLIPLLPFIGFLINGLGNRKLPKGLAGLIGCASVLGSFLLSLYLFFGFEGYGNRPYTTQIFDWINVANLQIPFAFQIDQLSLVMLLLVTGVGSVIHIYSAGYMSHDENFGKFFSFLNLFVFSMLLLVMGSNYVMMFVGWEGVGLCSYLLIGFWNKVTPYNNAAKKAFIINRIGDLGFLLGIFLIFITYGSVSYGEVFNQASQLNQVNDGVVIAITLLLFVGAMGKSAQLPLYTWLPDAMAGPTPVSALIHAATMVTAGIYMVIRSNVLYTLAPDTLEFVAIIGLATALFAATIGLFQNDIKKVLAYSTVSQLGYMFLALGVMAYSSSLFHVLTHAFFKALLFLGAGSVIHAMSGEQDLRRMGGLKKVLPITFLTFLIGTLAISGIPPFAGFFSKDELLAHVFVHSKVMWTFGLLTSFMTAFYMFRLLYLAFFGEFRGTEEQRKHLHESPAVMTIPLIILAILSTIGGFMGLPAVFSQNHMLGNFLSPIYELARRAVPSAFEAPHLSHETEYMLMGVSVAVAVVAIILAYVIYGKKKSVPAEEGAALSPLHKLVYNKYYVDELYDAILVKPVMAMSTGLHRFVEKGIIDPIVNGFGKATLGGGRTLRFVQSGATGSYILMMVLGIALILLLNFII; encoded by the coding sequence ATGCAAGAATTTATTTTGCCGGCAAACAATTCTGAGATGCGTCTCATTACGTTGCTGATTCCGCTCCTGCCGTTCATCGGGTTTCTGATTAACGGGCTAGGCAACCGGAAATTGCCGAAAGGGCTGGCGGGACTCATTGGCTGTGCCTCTGTCCTGGGCTCGTTCCTGCTGTCTTTGTACCTGTTCTTCGGGTTTGAGGGATACGGCAACCGTCCGTACACCACGCAAATCTTTGACTGGATTAACGTCGCCAACCTGCAGATTCCGTTCGCCTTCCAGATTGACCAGTTGTCGCTGGTGATGCTGTTGTTGGTGACGGGCGTGGGTTCTGTGATTCATATCTACTCAGCGGGCTACATGAGCCATGATGAGAACTTCGGTAAATTCTTCTCCTTCCTCAACCTGTTTGTGTTCTCCATGCTCCTTTTAGTGATGGGTTCTAACTACGTGATGATGTTTGTGGGTTGGGAAGGCGTGGGTCTTTGCTCGTACCTGCTCATCGGGTTCTGGAACAAGGTAACGCCATATAACAATGCTGCTAAGAAAGCCTTCATCATCAACCGCATTGGTGACTTAGGCTTCTTGCTGGGAATCTTCTTAATCTTTATCACCTATGGTAGCGTGAGCTACGGCGAGGTGTTCAACCAAGCCTCACAGCTGAACCAGGTTAACGATGGCGTAGTGATTGCCATTACCTTGTTGCTGTTTGTGGGTGCCATGGGTAAATCTGCCCAGTTGCCGCTTTACACGTGGTTACCAGACGCGATGGCCGGTCCAACCCCGGTATCTGCCTTGATTCACGCCGCTACTATGGTGACGGCGGGTATCTATATGGTGATTCGCTCCAACGTGCTCTATACCTTGGCACCGGACACGCTTGAGTTCGTGGCCATCATTGGTTTGGCTACGGCTTTGTTTGCCGCTACCATTGGCTTGTTCCAAAACGACATCAAAAAAGTATTGGCGTACTCTACCGTGAGTCAGCTGGGGTATATGTTCCTGGCGCTTGGCGTGATGGCGTATTCATCCTCTCTGTTCCACGTATTGACGCACGCCTTCTTCAAAGCCCTTCTATTCTTGGGCGCGGGTAGCGTGATTCACGCTATGTCTGGCGAGCAGGATTTGCGCAGAATGGGCGGCCTGAAAAAAGTATTGCCTATCACCTTCCTGACATTCTTAATCGGGACGCTGGCCATTTCTGGTATTCCACCGTTTGCCGGTTTCTTTTCTAAAGACGAGTTGTTGGCGCACGTGTTTGTGCACAGCAAAGTGATGTGGACCTTTGGTCTGTTGACCTCGTTCATGACGGCCTTCTACATGTTCAGACTGTTGTATCTGGCTTTCTTCGGGGAGTTCAGAGGCACCGAAGAACAGCGCAAGCATTTGCACGAGTCACCAGCCGTGATGACCATTCCATTGATTATCCTGGCCATCCTTTCCACCATTGGTGGATTCATGGGCTTGCCGGCGGTATTCAGCCAGAACCACATGCTGGGTAACTTCCTATCACCAATCTATGAGCTGGCCAGAAGAGCCGTGCCAAGTGCGTTTGAAGCACCACACCTTTCGCATGAGACAGAATACATGTTGATGGGCGTTTCTGTGGCTGTGGCAGTAGTCGCCATCATCTTGGCTTATGTCATCTATGGCAAAAAGAAATCTGTTCCTGCTGAGGAAGGCGCCGCTTTGTCTCCTTTGCACAAGCTGGTGTACAACAAGTACTACGTGGACGAGCTGTATGACGCTATCCTAGTGAAACCAGTCATGGCCATGTCTACGGGCCTACACCGTTTCGTGGAGAAGGGCATCATTGACCCTATCGTGAACGGTTTCGGGAAAGCTACTTTGGGTGGCGGACGCACCTTGCGCTTTGTACAGAGCGGAGCCACCGGTTCTTACATTCTGATGATGGTGCTGGGCATCGCGTTAATTTTATTGCTGAACTTTATTATCTGA
- the nuoK gene encoding NADH-quinone oxidoreductase subunit NuoK, whose protein sequence is MNEIPEVIRTIPLNYYLFFSTMLFCIGVTGVLVRRNAIIIFMCIELMLNSVNLLLTAFSAYRSDPHGQIFVFFIMAVAAAEVAVGLAIIVMIYRNLRTTDIHFLNKLKW, encoded by the coding sequence ATGAATGAGATACCTGAGGTAATCAGAACCATCCCGTTGAACTACTACCTGTTCTTCAGTACTATGCTGTTCTGTATTGGGGTTACGGGCGTATTGGTTCGTCGTAATGCCATCATCATCTTTATGTGCATTGAGTTGATGCTGAACTCTGTGAACTTGTTGCTCACGGCTTTCTCAGCGTACCGCTCAGACCCGCACGGACAGATTTTTGTGTTCTTCATCATGGCAGTTGCCGCCGCCGAAGTGGCTGTGGGTCTTGCCATCATTGTGATGATTTACCGCAACCTGCGCACCACAGACATACATTTCCTGAACAAATTGAAGTGGTAG
- a CDS encoding NADH-quinone oxidoreductase subunit J yields MTGNLFFFLAFLTLFAGIGVVVSKNPVYSILFMILTFFALTGHYILLNAQFVAAVNFIVYMGAIMVLFLFVIMFLNMREDTEEHKSNLSKFAAAIAGGILLVIMIAALKDVSTGGYATDFNSQVGLVENLGKVLFRDYLLPFELASVLFLAAMAGAVMLGKREPGEQNRF; encoded by the coding sequence ATGACTGGAAATTTATTCTTCTTCTTAGCCTTCTTGACCTTGTTCGCGGGAATTGGTGTGGTAGTGTCTAAGAACCCCGTGTACAGTATTCTGTTCATGATTTTGACCTTCTTCGCTTTAACAGGCCATTACATCTTGTTGAATGCTCAGTTTGTGGCCGCCGTGAACTTCATCGTGTACATGGGCGCCATCATGGTGTTGTTCCTGTTTGTGATCATGTTCCTGAACATGCGTGAAGACACCGAAGAGCACAAGTCTAACCTGAGTAAGTTTGCCGCCGCCATTGCCGGAGGAATCCTGTTGGTGATTATGATTGCCGCCTTGAAAGACGTGAGCACCGGTGGGTACGCCACAGACTTCAACTCGCAGGTAGGTTTAGTGGAGAACTTGGGCAAGGTATTGTTCAGAGACTACTTATTGCCGTTTGAGCTGGCGTCTGTGTTATTCCTGGCCGCTATGGCAGGAGCCGTGATGCTGGGCAAGCGCGAACCAGGCGAGCAGAATAGATTCTAA
- a CDS encoding NADH-quinone oxidoreductase subunit I, with translation MNFSERMYLPAIFQGLTITMRHFFKKKATISYPEQTRPMSAVWRGLHVLKRDEKGRERCTACGLCAVACPAEAITMVAGERKRGEEGLYREEKYAVSYEINMLRCIFCGLCEEACPKAAIFLQNDKTAPARYERDEFIYGKDRLVEPMPATGNNQ, from the coding sequence ATGAACTTCTCCGAGAGAATGTATCTGCCGGCTATTTTTCAGGGCTTGACCATTACCATGCGTCACTTCTTCAAGAAGAAGGCGACCATCAGCTATCCTGAGCAGACCCGCCCGATGAGTGCGGTTTGGCGGGGCTTGCACGTGTTAAAGCGGGATGAGAAGGGAAGAGAGCGCTGCACGGCCTGCGGTCTGTGCGCCGTGGCTTGCCCAGCCGAGGCCATTACCATGGTAGCCGGTGAGCGCAAGCGTGGGGAAGAGGGCTTGTACCGTGAGGAGAAATACGCAGTGAGCTATGAGATTAACATGTTGCGTTGCATTTTCTGCGGCCTGTGTGAAGAAGCCTGCCCTAAGGCGGCCATCTTCCTGCAGAACGACAAGACGGCCCCGGCCCGCTATGAGCGTGATGAGTTCATCTACGGTAAAGACCGTTTAGTGGAGCCTATGCCTGCTACAGGAAACAACCAATAA
- the nuoH gene encoding NADH-quinone oxidoreductase subunit NuoH encodes MESTVFLVKALIILAVFGVTLLIATYSTYAERKVAAFIQDRIGPNRAGPLGLFQPLADAVKLFFKEEFVPANANKFLFILGPSLSMLTACMASAVIPFGGSILIDGQYINVQAIEVNIGILYIFGVVALGVYGIMIGGWASNNKFSLLGAIRAASQNISYELAMGMSIIALLLVTSTLSLGEMARQQGEPLFGISGMNWNIFYQPLGFLIFIICAFAETNRVPFDLPECETELIGGYHTEYSSMGMGLYLFAEYVNIFVASAVMATLYFGGYNFPFMYDMGLPHNIVTLLGTVALFGKIFFFIFFFMWVRWTLPRFRYDQLMNLGWKILIPLSIANVIVTAAIILFKQEYFQ; translated from the coding sequence ATGGAGTCAACCGTATTTTTGGTAAAAGCCCTCATCATCCTGGCGGTGTTTGGGGTCACTTTATTAATTGCCACTTACTCTACCTACGCTGAGCGCAAGGTGGCTGCCTTCATCCAGGACAGGATTGGGCCAAACCGGGCGGGTCCGCTAGGTTTGTTTCAGCCGTTGGCAGATGCGGTGAAGCTTTTCTTTAAAGAAGAGTTTGTGCCGGCCAATGCCAATAAGTTCTTGTTCATCCTGGGGCCGTCTCTGTCTATGCTGACAGCGTGTATGGCCAGCGCGGTGATTCCGTTTGGCGGCAGTATTCTCATTGACGGTCAGTACATCAACGTGCAGGCCATTGAAGTAAACATTGGTATCCTGTACATCTTTGGCGTTGTGGCCTTGGGCGTGTACGGTATCATGATTGGTGGCTGGGCGTCTAACAACAAGTTCTCTTTGTTGGGAGCTATTAGAGCGGCCTCGCAGAACATCAGCTATGAGCTGGCCATGGGTATGTCTATCATTGCTCTTTTGCTAGTGACGTCTACCTTGTCTTTGGGCGAGATGGCGCGTCAGCAGGGGGAGCCTTTGTTTGGCATCTCGGGTATGAACTGGAACATCTTCTATCAGCCGCTGGGCTTCCTGATTTTCATCATATGTGCGTTTGCAGAGACTAACCGCGTACCGTTTGACTTACCTGAGTGCGAGACCGAGCTGATTGGCGGGTACCACACCGAGTATAGCTCCATGGGGATGGGCTTGTACCTGTTTGCCGAGTATGTGAACATCTTTGTGGCTTCGGCTGTGATGGCGACGCTTTACTTTGGCGGCTACAACTTCCCGTTCATGTATGACATGGGCTTGCCGCACAATATTGTGACTTTGCTGGGAACGGTGGCGTTGTTTGGTAAGATTTTCTTCTTCATCTTCTTCTTCATGTGGGTGCGCTGGACCTTGCCGCGCTTTAGATATGACCAGTTGATGAACCTTGGCTGGAAAATCTTGATTCCGTTGTCCATTGCCAACGTGATTGTGACTGCGGCCATTATTTTGTTCAAGCAAGAGTACTTCCAATAA
- a CDS encoding 2Fe-2S iron-sulfur cluster-binding protein, with amino-acid sequence MVKITFDGIEVEVEEGTTILNAARKIGGEVVPPAMCYYTPLKGSGGKCRACLVKVAAGSVKDPRPMPKLVASCITPVQDGMVVENTTNPDVLAARKGVVEMLLINHPLDCPICDQAGECDLQNFAYEHGTSGTRYEEERRTFDKIDIGPLIQLHMTRCILCYRCVYTADQITEKRVHGVLGRGDAAEIGTYIENVIDNEFSGNVIDVCPVGALTDKTFRFKNRVWFTKPLDAHRDCPKCSGKVVLWMRGNDVLRVTGRKDQYGEVQEFICNECRFDHKDPQDWTIEGPRHIDQRSVIATNHYELPVLNVPVVPNLPGSTEEDLKSTPFNLGRQV; translated from the coding sequence ATGGTAAAGATAACTTTTGATGGCATAGAGGTGGAGGTAGAAGAAGGAACTACCATCCTCAACGCGGCCCGTAAAATCGGCGGCGAGGTGGTTCCTCCGGCCATGTGCTATTATACTCCTTTAAAAGGAAGCGGCGGAAAGTGCCGGGCTTGCCTGGTGAAGGTGGCGGCTGGTTCTGTCAAAGACCCGCGCCCTATGCCTAAGCTGGTGGCTTCCTGCATTACCCCAGTACAAGACGGCATGGTGGTGGAGAACACTACCAACCCAGACGTACTGGCCGCCCGCAAAGGCGTGGTAGAAATGCTGTTGATCAACCACCCCCTGGATTGCCCTATCTGCGACCAGGCCGGGGAGTGCGACTTGCAGAACTTTGCCTATGAGCACGGTACTTCTGGTACCCGCTATGAGGAAGAGCGCCGCACCTTTGACAAAATTGACATCGGGCCGTTGATCCAATTGCACATGACGCGTTGCATTCTGTGCTACCGTTGCGTGTACACCGCTGACCAGATTACTGAGAAGCGCGTGCATGGTGTATTGGGTCGTGGCGATGCCGCCGAGATTGGTACCTACATTGAGAATGTGATTGACAACGAGTTCTCTGGCAACGTGATTGACGTGTGCCCGGTAGGCGCCTTGACCGATAAGACCTTCCGTTTCAAAAACCGTGTATGGTTCACCAAGCCTCTAGATGCGCACCGTGACTGCCCTAAATGCTCTGGTAAAGTTGTGTTGTGGATGCGCGGGAATGATGTGTTGCGCGTGACCGGTCGCAAAGACCAGTACGGCGAAGTGCAGGAGTTCATCTGTAATGAGTGCCGCTTTGACCACAAAGACCCGCAGGATTGGACCATTGAAGGACCGCGTCACATTGACCAACGTTCTGTCATTGCCACCAACCACTATGAGTTGCCGGTATTGAACGTTCCAGTGGTGCCTAACTTGCCAGGATCTACCGAAGAAGATTTAAAAAGCACGCCTTTTAACCTAGGAAGACAAGTATAA